From Pontibacter actiniarum, a single genomic window includes:
- a CDS encoding sensor histidine kinase gives MGYSGFRLRLLLRLLLLVAVVLLLLLLLYRTDWYVTVLCLSLLALYQLYDLVHFVERTNRDLSSFLQSIRHSDFTQRFATGGANASYRELYQSFNDISDAFQKVKTQQEAHYHYLQAIVEQVGVGILTFDEEGEVQLVNHVTKELLHTAHLRSIDALLRLSPDLVQALYTIGHDEKKLVTLERNQEQLLLNLHAKELLLQGRVLKIVTLQNIQSELEEQELQTWQKVIRVLTHEIMNSVTPVISLTSTVSALLEQEVIGRRAAGESIDQEVLEDMQAGLRTIEKRSAGMLSFVKNYRRLMRLPASELRPVKVRGLLRTVHTLLQPQLQDQRVDLKMYLPDEKTEVLADAEQLEQVLINLIKNGVEACQQSATPCVEVVAFMPEGERDKLRIDVTDNGSGIPEDVLDKIFIPFYTTKKQGSGIGLSLSKQIVRQHGGSIRVRTKPGETTFTLSLKRVNGGAG, from the coding sequence ATGGGCTATAGCGGTTTCAGGCTAAGGCTGCTGCTGCGGTTGCTACTGCTGGTGGCGGTGGTGCTGTTACTGCTGTTGCTGCTGTACCGCACCGACTGGTATGTAACGGTGCTGTGCCTGTCGCTGCTCGCCCTGTACCAGCTGTACGACCTTGTTCACTTTGTGGAGCGCACCAACCGCGACCTCAGCAGCTTTCTGCAGTCCATCCGCCACTCCGACTTTACCCAGCGCTTCGCCACCGGCGGGGCAAACGCTTCTTACCGCGAGCTTTACCAGAGCTTTAACGATATTTCTGACGCCTTCCAGAAAGTGAAGACGCAGCAGGAGGCGCATTACCATTACCTGCAGGCCATTGTGGAGCAGGTGGGGGTGGGTATACTTACCTTTGATGAGGAGGGGGAGGTGCAGCTGGTAAACCACGTTACCAAAGAGCTGCTGCACACGGCGCACCTGCGCTCCATTGATGCGCTGCTGCGGCTGAGCCCGGACCTGGTGCAGGCCCTGTACACCATCGGGCACGACGAAAAAAAGCTGGTGACGCTGGAGCGGAATCAGGAACAGCTGCTGCTGAACCTGCACGCCAAAGAACTGCTGTTGCAGGGGCGGGTGCTCAAAATCGTAACGCTGCAGAACATTCAGTCAGAGCTGGAGGAGCAGGAGCTGCAAACGTGGCAAAAGGTCATCCGGGTGCTGACCCACGAGATCATGAACTCCGTTACACCGGTTATCTCGCTCACCTCCACCGTGTCTGCCCTGCTAGAGCAGGAGGTGATCGGCCGCCGCGCCGCGGGCGAAAGTATAGACCAGGAAGTGCTGGAGGACATGCAGGCCGGCCTGCGGACGATTGAAAAGCGTAGCGCCGGGATGTTGAGCTTTGTAAAGAACTACCGCCGCCTGATGCGCCTGCCAGCCTCCGAGCTGCGCCCGGTAAAGGTGCGGGGGCTGCTGCGCACGGTGCACACCCTGCTGCAGCCACAGCTGCAGGACCAGCGCGTGGACCTGAAAATGTACCTGCCGGATGAGAAAACCGAAGTTCTGGCGGATGCGGAGCAGCTGGAGCAGGTGCTGATTAACCTGATCAAAAACGGGGTGGAAGCCTGCCAGCAGAGCGCCACCCCTTGCGTGGAGGTAGTGGCCTTTATGCCGGAAGGGGAGCGGGACAAACTGCGGATTGACGTAACGGATAACGGCTCCGGCATTCCGGAAGATGTGCTGGATAAAATCTTTATTCCGTTCTACACCACCAAAAAACAAGGCTCAGGTATCGGGCTCAGCCTGTCCAAGCAGATTGTACGCCAGCACGGCGGCTCCATCCGTGTTCGTACAAAGCCGGGCGAGACCACCTTTACCCTAAGCCTGAAGCGGGTAAACGGGGGAGCGGGCTAG
- the xseB gene encoding exodeoxyribonuclease VII small subunit, whose product MNKELKDMTYREATQELEEILRAIENDAVDVDELTQKVQRSSQLIKLCKEKLRKAEKAIDQVFNEENCETPAPAKPQEGKSASGTLF is encoded by the coding sequence ATGAATAAGGAATTAAAGGACATGACCTACCGCGAGGCAACGCAGGAGTTAGAGGAGATCTTACGCGCCATCGAAAATGACGCCGTAGATGTGGATGAACTCACCCAGAAAGTACAGCGCTCGTCGCAGCTCATAAAGCTGTGCAAAGAGAAGCTGCGCAAGGCCGAAAAAGCCATCGACCAGGTGTTTAACGAGGAGAACTGCGAAACGCCTGCACCGGCAAAGCCACAGGAGGGTAAGTCTGCCAGCGGCACTTTGTTTTAA
- a CDS encoding HNH endonuclease, translating to MVKKKQEELVCELCGREVQLLTRHHLVPREEGGRYGATAELCQPCHSTLHLTFNNRELALQYNTIPALQQAEPLQKYLKWVRNKRINRISNRRGKRR from the coding sequence ATGGTAAAGAAAAAGCAGGAGGAGCTAGTATGCGAGCTGTGCGGGAGAGAGGTGCAGTTGCTCACGCGGCATCACCTGGTGCCCCGTGAGGAGGGAGGCCGTTACGGGGCCACCGCCGAACTGTGCCAGCCCTGCCACAGCACGCTGCACCTTACCTTTAACAACCGGGAGCTGGCCCTGCAGTACAATACTATCCCTGCCCTGCAGCAGGCTGAGCCGCTGCAAAAGTATCTGAAATGGGTACGCAACAAGCGCATCAACAGGATCTCCAACAGGAGAGGGAAGCGCAGGTAA
- a CDS encoding CsgG/HfaB family protein, whose protein sequence is MLFKPKAFVGQVWLFVLLCLASGCAPYFHQPFQSSQAALGVPSPAYEDLVDLPKPQQKVVAAVYKFRDQTGQYKPSELGANWSTAVTQGATTILINSLEESGWFTPIERENLGNLLNERKIIRSTRAESEAITGKKEPNLPGLLFAGIILEGGIISYDANVMTGGAGLRYFGAGGSGQYREDRVTVYLRAISTSTGEVLKTVYTTKTILSQAVDFGVFRYVHFKRLLEAETGFTYNEPTEIAVKEAIDKAVQSLVIEGMLAGYWRPQTKADLEAPAVKAYLQEKEDVLNSDIQGNLMTERRSLVGISAAAGTHYYQGDYANPEFKFMGEAGLKISTRNYVNFDLRIGKGALATEQNFQVDINYADLGLNYVLFPKLRSSPYVQVGGGALVVGSGVGDIFRDFGDNGLNPYVKAGLGWEYLLTKNIGIDLSATSSYLLDDDLDGVSQGRFNDYYWTGKLGINFYLGLYK, encoded by the coding sequence ATGTTGTTCAAACCAAAAGCTTTCGTTGGCCAAGTGTGGCTGTTCGTGCTCCTTTGCCTGGCCTCAGGCTGCGCGCCATACTTCCATCAACCCTTTCAGAGCTCACAGGCGGCGCTGGGCGTGCCGTCGCCAGCCTACGAGGACCTGGTAGATCTGCCCAAGCCCCAGCAAAAGGTGGTCGCCGCCGTCTACAAGTTCAGAGACCAGACGGGGCAGTACAAGCCTTCGGAGTTAGGCGCGAACTGGTCTACGGCGGTCACGCAGGGGGCCACCACCATCCTGATCAACTCGCTTGAGGAGTCCGGGTGGTTCACGCCTATTGAGCGCGAGAACCTGGGTAACCTGTTAAACGAGCGCAAGATAATCCGCTCCACGCGTGCAGAGTCTGAGGCGATCACGGGTAAGAAAGAGCCCAACCTGCCGGGCTTGCTCTTCGCCGGAATCATTCTGGAGGGGGGCATCATCTCCTACGACGCCAACGTGATGACGGGCGGGGCGGGGCTTCGCTACTTTGGCGCGGGCGGCTCCGGACAGTACCGGGAGGACAGGGTAACCGTGTACCTACGCGCCATCTCAACGAGCACCGGGGAGGTGCTGAAGACCGTGTACACAACAAAAACGATCCTCTCGCAGGCAGTGGACTTCGGCGTGTTCAGGTATGTGCACTTCAAGCGCCTGCTAGAGGCCGAAACAGGCTTTACCTACAACGAACCTACCGAGATTGCTGTAAAGGAGGCGATCGACAAGGCCGTACAGAGCCTGGTGATCGAAGGGATGCTGGCCGGCTACTGGCGCCCGCAGACCAAGGCCGACCTGGAGGCCCCCGCTGTTAAGGCGTACCTGCAGGAGAAGGAGGACGTGCTGAACAGCGACATACAGGGCAACCTCATGACCGAGCGACGCAGCCTGGTGGGCATTAGCGCGGCGGCGGGCACGCACTATTATCAAGGCGATTACGCTAACCCGGAGTTCAAGTTTATGGGAGAAGCCGGCCTGAAAATAAGTACCCGCAACTACGTTAATTTTGATCTGAGAATCGGTAAGGGGGCGCTGGCCACGGAGCAGAACTTCCAGGTAGACATTAACTATGCCGATTTAGGCCTGAACTATGTGCTCTTCCCCAAGCTAAGGTCTTCGCCGTATGTGCAGGTGGGCGGCGGTGCCCTGGTAGTGGGTAGCGGTGTAGGGGATATCTTCCGGGACTTTGGCGACAACGGGCTGAACCCTTACGTAAAAGCCGGGCTGGGTTGGGAGTACCTGCTGACCAAGAACATAGGGATTGACCTGAGCGCCACGAGCTCTTACCTGCTGGACGATGACCTGGACGGGGTGTCGCAAGGTAGGTTTAACGACTACTACTGGACAGGCAAACTGGGGATTAACTTCTACTTAGGGCTGTACAAGTAA
- a CDS encoding curli production assembly/transport component CsgF, with the protein MKCIFTTLFCLFVWCLLGINGAQAQDLVYTAKNPAFGGSPYNYSWLQSSAQSQDKLKDPNATTAAGYSNDPIENFKSNLNRQILNELSRKLVASQFGEDGVTPGSYTLGDYQIDVTEGPSGINIEIVDIGTGDRTTVTVPYY; encoded by the coding sequence ATGAAATGTATCTTTACCACCCTGTTTTGTTTGTTTGTTTGGTGCCTGCTTGGCATCAATGGTGCGCAGGCGCAGGACCTGGTGTACACGGCCAAAAACCCTGCCTTTGGGGGCAGCCCCTACAACTACTCCTGGTTGCAGAGTTCGGCCCAGTCGCAGGACAAGCTGAAAGACCCTAACGCCACCACCGCGGCCGGTTACAGCAACGACCCTATCGAAAACTTTAAATCTAACCTGAACCGCCAGATCCTCAATGAGCTGTCGCGGAAGCTGGTTGCCTCGCAGTTTGGGGAGGATGGCGTAACGCCGGGCAGCTACACCCTCGGCGACTACCAGATAGATGTAACGGAAGGACCGAGTGGCATCAACATTGAAATTGTGGATATTGGCACCGGCGACCGAACGACCGTCACGGTTCCCTACTATTAG
- a CDS encoding response regulator: MEYQPLTLAIADDHNLFRKGVLELLKAFEEITLVADACNGAELLEKIEPHLPDVVVLDLEMPEMDGVATSRYLLSKYPDVKILIMSTYGDEALVDNLLEEGVRGYLLKNSEPDELRQALQALKASKGYFSPAIKIENRF; encoded by the coding sequence ATGGAGTATCAGCCACTGACCTTGGCCATAGCCGATGACCACAATTTGTTCCGGAAGGGGGTTCTGGAGCTATTGAAGGCCTTTGAAGAAATCACACTCGTAGCTGACGCCTGCAACGGAGCAGAACTGCTGGAGAAAATAGAGCCTCACCTGCCCGATGTGGTGGTGCTGGACCTGGAGATGCCCGAGATGGACGGCGTCGCCACTTCGCGCTACCTGCTGTCAAAATATCCGGACGTGAAAATCCTGATCATGTCAACCTACGGGGATGAGGCGCTGGTGGACAACCTGCTGGAGGAGGGCGTGCGTGGCTACCTGCTCAAAAACTCCGAGCCCGATGAGCTGCGGCAGGCGCTGCAGGCGCTCAAAGCCAGCAAGGGCTATTTCTCGCCTGCCATCAAGATAGAGAACCGGTTCTGA
- a CDS encoding nicotinate phosphoribosyltransferase — MALQQVYRTSLSLLTDLYQLTMAYGYWKNGMAEREAVFHLYFRKNPFGGGYTVAAGLEHAVQYLQALKFTDEDLAYLGSLKGSQGQPLFEQAFLDYLGAMEFSCDMDAVPEGTVVFPNEPLVRVKGPLLQAQLVETPLLTIINFETLIATKAARIKEAAKGDTVIEFGMRRAQGIDGSLSAARAAYVGGADATSNLLAGQLYNIPVRGTHAHSWVQAFDSEEEAFEAYGEAFLQDTVLLVDTYDTLEGVKKAIAVAKKLQPKGFVFGGIRLDSGDLTYLSQQARKLLDEAGFTGTSIVASNDLDERLITHLKQEGAKINVWGVGTKMITAYDQPALGGVYKLAAVKDGEWEYKIKLSEQLAKTSNPGILQVRRYYDQERYQADMIYNELEPLPANPQIVDPLDTTRRKTVEANVQHKDLLLPVFNKGTLIYTLPDLPSIKTYTQQELNQLHESIRRYLNPHSYPAGLESGLHQYKLDLILKLREPEKH, encoded by the coding sequence ATGGCGCTACAGCAAGTATACCGCACCTCCCTCTCCCTCCTCACAGACCTGTACCAACTGACGATGGCCTACGGCTACTGGAAAAACGGTATGGCCGAGCGGGAGGCGGTGTTCCATCTGTACTTCCGGAAGAACCCCTTTGGGGGCGGCTATACTGTAGCAGCCGGTCTGGAGCACGCGGTGCAGTACCTGCAGGCCCTGAAGTTTACGGACGAGGACCTGGCCTACCTGGGCAGCCTGAAGGGTAGCCAGGGCCAGCCGCTTTTTGAGCAGGCGTTCCTCGACTACCTGGGCGCAATGGAGTTTAGCTGCGATATGGATGCCGTGCCCGAGGGCACTGTTGTTTTCCCGAATGAGCCACTGGTGCGCGTAAAAGGCCCCTTGCTGCAGGCACAGCTTGTGGAGACGCCCCTGCTCACCATTATCAACTTTGAAACCCTGATTGCCACCAAGGCCGCCCGTATCAAAGAGGCCGCCAAAGGAGATACTGTCATTGAGTTTGGGATGAGGCGCGCCCAGGGCATCGACGGTTCCCTTTCTGCTGCACGCGCGGCCTACGTCGGGGGGGCTGATGCCACCTCTAACCTGCTGGCGGGGCAGCTCTACAACATCCCTGTTCGCGGCACGCATGCCCACAGCTGGGTGCAGGCCTTCGACTCGGAGGAGGAGGCTTTTGAGGCCTACGGCGAGGCTTTCCTGCAGGATACGGTCCTGCTGGTAGACACCTACGACACGTTGGAGGGCGTGAAGAAAGCCATTGCCGTGGCAAAGAAGCTGCAACCGAAGGGGTTTGTTTTCGGCGGCATCCGCCTTGACTCCGGCGACCTGACCTACCTGAGCCAGCAGGCACGCAAGCTGCTGGACGAGGCGGGCTTTACCGGCACCAGCATTGTTGCCAGCAACGACCTGGACGAGCGCCTGATCACGCACCTGAAACAGGAGGGCGCCAAGATCAACGTGTGGGGCGTGGGCACCAAAATGATCACCGCCTACGACCAGCCGGCTCTCGGCGGCGTGTACAAGCTGGCGGCAGTAAAAGACGGCGAGTGGGAGTATAAGATCAAGCTATCGGAGCAGCTGGCAAAGACCTCCAACCCGGGCATCCTGCAGGTGCGGCGTTACTACGACCAGGAACGCTACCAGGCCGACATGATCTATAACGAGCTGGAGCCACTGCCGGCAAACCCTCAGATCGTTGACCCGCTCGACACGACACGCCGCAAAACCGTGGAGGCAAACGTGCAGCATAAAGACCTGCTGCTACCGGTTTTCAACAAAGGAACCCTTATCTATACTTTGCCAGACCTCCCAAGTATAAAAACATATACCCAGCAGGAGCTAAACCAGCTGCACGAAAGTATACGCCGTTACCTAAACCCGCACAGCTACCCTGCCGGTCTGGAGAGCGGGTTGCACCAGTACAAGCTCGACCTGATTCTGAAACTGCGGGAACCGGAGAAACACTAG
- a CDS encoding carboxypeptidase-like regulatory domain-containing protein, whose product MHTKATTLRLVYFIALILLCFACNEDTIEPKGEGSISGVVLHASTNQPIAGVSISTSPATTAVVTDAEGKFILRDVPGGNYAISAKKAGLKAETVSVAVIDGKETQATLVLGDSNTDQAAPGKPSNPDPAEKATNISIADTLRWMSVATDGDSTFYDVYLYESGSTEKKKVAEAIADTSVVVTDLKYNTTYFWQVIAKDKSSNVTNGPVWSFSTVAFPDARYLFARNTDGNYDIYSSDGTAANVFQLTSNFSREWWPVMSPRRNEIAYSSNIGVDPQIYLMGRDGTNKRQITTVPVAGYHNQGIGFAWAPDGGQLIYSNYDKLYRIERDGSALTLIATAPANRHFRTLDWTDRGNRIVAQTIGANINESEIYIMDASGANMTLLVEDMPGRVESPVFSIDGKNILYTRDVAGYENAEGRQLDSRIFRKNIDGTGLVDLSANKPAGTNDLYPRYSPTGDKIIFVNTPNDGLGPYDIYVMDAADGKNRTKIFSNAIMPDWE is encoded by the coding sequence ATGCACACAAAAGCTACCACCCTAAGGCTTGTTTACTTCATTGCGCTTATCTTACTCTGCTTTGCCTGTAACGAGGATACCATTGAACCCAAAGGCGAAGGCTCTATCAGTGGCGTGGTACTGCACGCCAGCACCAACCAGCCCATTGCGGGTGTCAGCATTTCCACCAGTCCTGCCACAACGGCCGTGGTAACCGATGCCGAAGGAAAGTTTATCCTTCGGGATGTGCCCGGCGGAAACTATGCCATCTCGGCGAAAAAGGCGGGCCTTAAAGCTGAAACTGTATCTGTAGCGGTTATCGACGGCAAGGAAACGCAGGCTACCCTCGTTCTGGGCGACAGCAACACAGACCAGGCGGCCCCGGGCAAGCCCTCCAACCCCGACCCCGCCGAAAAGGCCACCAACATCAGCATTGCAGACACGCTACGGTGGATGAGCGTAGCGACTGACGGGGATTCAACCTTCTATGACGTGTATTTATACGAGTCGGGCTCTACCGAAAAAAAAAAGGTAGCTGAGGCCATTGCCGATACCAGCGTGGTCGTGACCGATCTGAAGTATAACACCACCTACTTTTGGCAGGTAATTGCCAAGGATAAAAGCAGTAACGTGACCAACGGGCCCGTGTGGAGTTTCAGTACGGTAGCCTTTCCGGACGCCCGCTACCTGTTTGCCCGGAATACAGACGGGAACTATGATATTTACAGTTCTGACGGCACCGCGGCCAATGTGTTCCAGCTCACCAGCAACTTCAGCCGAGAGTGGTGGCCGGTTATGTCGCCGCGCAGAAACGAAATCGCCTATTCTTCCAACATTGGGGTTGACCCGCAGATTTACCTCATGGGCCGCGACGGAACCAATAAGCGGCAAATAACCACGGTGCCTGTGGCGGGTTACCACAACCAGGGCATAGGCTTTGCCTGGGCTCCGGATGGCGGCCAGCTCATCTATTCGAACTACGATAAACTCTACCGCATCGAACGCGACGGCTCAGCCCTTACGCTAATCGCCACCGCCCCGGCCAACCGCCACTTCCGAACGCTCGACTGGACCGACCGGGGCAACAGAATCGTGGCCCAGACGATAGGGGCAAATATAAATGAATCGGAGATCTATATCATGGATGCCAGCGGCGCCAACATGACCCTGCTGGTGGAAGACATGCCGGGGCGTGTGGAGAGCCCGGTGTTCTCGATCGATGGAAAAAACATCCTTTACACCCGCGACGTGGCTGGCTATGAGAACGCAGAGGGCCGCCAGCTGGATTCCCGCATCTTCCGCAAGAACATAGACGGCACCGGGCTGGTGGACCTGTCAGCCAATAAACCTGCTGGCACCAACGACCTGTACCCGCGCTACTCTCCAACCGGAGACAAGATCATCTTTGTAAACACACCGAACGATGGCTTAGGCCCTTATGACATTTATGTGATGGATGCAGCCGACGGAAAGAACCGGACCAAGATCTTTTCCAACGCCATCATGCCGGACTGGGAATAG
- a CDS encoding DUF6687 family protein, with translation MQKRQFIPFSEVKDKKALVVDSAHANGVMLSHWKGAPTPEAVKDDTSAAIVLNALRQNLPALDLPYVTANHFDIDGFVGVWALLNPELALEHEELLRQMALIGDFRELDLNHPLAGEALKLVCWLNAKERDLFYRPFEADEMEEKEAAQCVQKFRFFLREFGRALQNPDWEQGAWEDEVGGVLLGYRDMYKPETKVSRHPDIGLIIIETPHPLHYYALYSRTQGFDMVLTCYEGNKYELEYKYTTWVDIASRPTLPRLTMAPLAARLNELETSGRRWTYDTVTETGPLLRLDGDKLTRSETYANPTEREIFTSSIPVGELKEEVVKYYRDAYQGITPKYNWSWKEIKELNR, from the coding sequence ATGCAGAAACGACAGTTTATACCCTTCTCGGAGGTTAAGGATAAGAAAGCCCTGGTGGTTGACAGTGCGCACGCCAACGGGGTGATGCTTTCTCACTGGAAAGGCGCTCCCACACCCGAGGCCGTGAAAGACGATACCAGCGCTGCCATTGTGCTCAATGCGCTGCGCCAGAACCTGCCCGCGCTGGACCTGCCCTATGTTACTGCAAACCATTTCGACATAGACGGTTTTGTGGGGGTGTGGGCCTTGCTGAACCCGGAGCTGGCGCTGGAGCACGAGGAGCTGCTGCGGCAAATGGCCCTGATCGGCGACTTCCGGGAGCTGGACCTGAACCACCCGCTGGCCGGGGAGGCGCTAAAGCTCGTCTGCTGGCTCAACGCAAAGGAGCGGGACCTGTTTTACAGACCCTTTGAGGCGGATGAAATGGAGGAGAAGGAGGCGGCACAGTGTGTCCAGAAGTTTCGGTTCTTCCTGCGGGAGTTCGGCCGCGCGCTGCAAAACCCGGATTGGGAGCAGGGTGCTTGGGAAGACGAAGTGGGCGGCGTGCTGCTCGGTTACCGCGATATGTACAAGCCGGAGACCAAGGTCTCGCGCCACCCGGACATCGGCCTTATCATTATTGAAACGCCACACCCGCTGCACTACTACGCCCTTTACTCCCGCACGCAGGGCTTTGACATGGTGCTCACCTGCTACGAAGGGAACAAGTATGAGCTGGAATATAAGTACACGACCTGGGTTGACATTGCCTCCCGCCCAACGCTGCCGCGCCTGACGATGGCTCCGCTGGCTGCCCGCCTGAACGAACTCGAGACTTCCGGCCGCCGCTGGACGTACGATACCGTGACCGAAACCGGGCCGTTGCTCCGCCTCGACGGAGACAAACTAACCCGCTCCGAGACCTACGCCAACCCGACCGAGCGCGAGATTTTTACTTCGTCTATCCCCGTGGGGGAGCTGAAAGAGGAAGTGGTAAAGTACTACCGCGACGCCTACCAGGGCATTACGCCAAAGTATAACTGGAGCTGGAAAGAGATAAAGGAACTGAACCGGTAG
- the trxA gene encoding thioredoxin, protein MAKKSFQELINSPGMPVLVDFYADWCGPCKAMSPVVQQVAGQFSGKLKVIKVNIDSNQAAASQFRVQGVPTFILFHKGKQVWRQSGAMPAQQLTQAIQQFV, encoded by the coding sequence ATGGCAAAGAAATCGTTTCAGGAATTGATCAATAGCCCGGGAATGCCGGTACTCGTCGACTTTTATGCCGACTGGTGCGGCCCTTGCAAGGCAATGAGCCCCGTGGTGCAGCAGGTAGCAGGCCAGTTTAGCGGCAAGTTAAAGGTGATCAAGGTAAACATAGACAGCAACCAGGCGGCAGCTTCACAGTTTAGAGTGCAGGGTGTGCCAACGTTTATCCTCTTCCATAAAGGAAAGCAGGTGTGGCGCCAGTCAGGGGCTATGCCCGCACAGCAACTGACGCAGGCAATACAGCAGTTTGTGTGA
- a CDS encoding CsgE family curli-type amyloid fiber assembly protein, translating into MWRMLGVTVLILAVLLLPQEVSAQESQGEGGAKQDTVRQDTGTSQKAYEQLNQFEQPVRSSADLEVDGLIVDETITKIGRDFYDVFHRQWEAPPTARNFTILIKERPTRGNGALVQVALNDQLLFEQQLQPRYDVIEEVATYVAAALYEHLLRDQLNQQLEAEGRKAREVF; encoded by the coding sequence ATGTGGCGAATGCTTGGAGTAACGGTCCTTATACTTGCTGTGCTGCTGCTGCCGCAAGAGGTGAGCGCGCAGGAAAGCCAGGGGGAAGGCGGAGCAAAGCAGGACACTGTCCGGCAAGACACCGGCACCTCGCAGAAAGCCTACGAGCAGCTGAATCAGTTTGAGCAGCCTGTTCGCAGTTCTGCTGACCTGGAAGTGGATGGGCTGATTGTGGACGAGACGATCACCAAGATTGGGCGCGACTTTTACGATGTGTTCCACCGGCAGTGGGAAGCGCCGCCAACGGCCAGAAACTTCACCATACTTATTAAAGAGCGGCCTACCCGCGGCAACGGCGCCTTGGTGCAGGTCGCCCTGAATGACCAGCTCCTGTTTGAGCAGCAGCTGCAGCCAAGGTACGACGTGATAGAGGAGGTGGCCACCTACGTTGCCGCCGCACTGTACGAACACCTGCTGCGAGACCAGCTTAACCAGCAGCTGGAGGCAGAAGGCCGAAAAGCCAGAGAAGTTTTCTGA
- a CDS encoding sensor histidine kinase — protein MKVLDPLILITPVMLILAVGIIVFVVLYQRRMLQHQEHLRQLQLVKQHQLLEATFKAQEEERRRVARDLHDEVGAMLALVKLNLHQLVTSANIQDVAFLAKAHNMKQQLDEVLGSVRRISHDLMPVVLEKMGLAPALDALRRSLASSGQLEMVVHYNEKNKRLPPQHELLLYRMVQELLNNTLKHAQASQVSVNLEFATEEVKLLYSDNGVGFDLATMRQEQEAKGGLGIMSLQSRTALLHGSITISSEPGAGTTAEIIIPAPEPDNTQHSNTFKPVSAHGVSATDLGHSR, from the coding sequence ATGAAAGTGCTCGACCCGCTTATATTGATCACCCCGGTAATGCTCATCCTGGCAGTGGGCATCATTGTGTTTGTGGTGCTTTACCAGCGGCGGATGCTGCAGCACCAGGAGCACCTGCGCCAACTGCAACTGGTAAAGCAGCACCAACTGTTGGAGGCCACCTTTAAAGCGCAGGAAGAGGAGCGCCGCCGCGTAGCCCGCGACCTGCACGATGAGGTAGGGGCAATGCTGGCCCTGGTCAAGCTAAACCTGCACCAGTTGGTCACCAGTGCCAACATACAGGACGTGGCCTTTCTGGCAAAGGCGCACAACATGAAGCAGCAGCTGGATGAGGTACTGGGGAGCGTGCGCCGGATTTCCCACGACCTGATGCCGGTGGTACTGGAGAAAATGGGGCTGGCCCCTGCGCTGGATGCGCTGCGGCGCTCATTGGCGAGCAGCGGGCAGTTAGAGATGGTGGTGCATTACAATGAGAAGAATAAACGCCTGCCTCCGCAACACGAGCTCCTGCTGTACCGTATGGTGCAGGAGCTGCTGAACAACACCCTAAAGCACGCACAGGCCAGCCAAGTTTCAGTAAATCTGGAGTTTGCCACAGAGGAGGTAAAGCTGCTTTACAGCGATAACGGCGTTGGCTTCGACCTGGCAACTATGCGGCAGGAGCAGGAAGCCAAGGGAGGGCTGGGCATTATGAGCCTGCAGAGCCGCACAGCACTTCTCCATGGGAGCATTACCATAAGCTCTGAGCCCGGCGCCGGCACTACTGCAGAGATCATCATACCTGCGCCCGAACCTGACAACACACAACATTCCAACACATTTAAACCTGTTAGTGCCCATGGAGTATCAGCCACTGACCTTGGCCATAGCCGATGA